The Argentina anserina chromosome 3, drPotAnse1.1, whole genome shotgun sequence genome includes a region encoding these proteins:
- the LOC126788467 gene encoding scopoletin 8-hydroxylase encodes MAPSFVSDENSLFNFVVRDGNGVKGMVDLGLSKVPEQYIQPPHERIVKLNANSQNEHTPIDLSKLDGVDHEQVANEIVNAAEVLGFFQVVNHGLPLELLESLKDAANKFFAQAPEKKAAYRKGVSPSPYVKYGTSFVPEKETALEWKDYVSMVYSNDVEALSYWPNECKEVALEYLKTSIHMVKKIVNILIEKLGVTIEDSKLDALIGLKIVNMNYYPTCPNPELTVGVGRHSDMGTLTVLLQDGIGGLYVKVEDYMNAGKKGEWIEIPPVPGALVINVGDTLQIISNGKYKSAEHRVRTTSGQSRVSIPIFCTPNPTEMIGPLPELVARDGVARYRDMVFGDYMNNFFGNAHEGKKSLDYAQIN; translated from the exons ATGGCTCCAAGTTTTGTTAGTGATGAAAACTCACTATTCAACTTTGTTGTCAGGGATGGCAATGGCGTGAAGGGAATGGTAGACTTAGGCCTATCCAAAGTACCTGAACAATACATACAACCACCACATGAGCGTATAGTGAAGCTTAATGCAAACTCACAAAATGAGCACACGCCAATTGATCTGTCAAAGCTTGATGGGGTTGATCATGAACAAGTGGCTAATGAGATCGTTAATGCTGCCGAGGTTCTTGGGTTCTTTCAAGTTGTGAACCATGGCCTGCCCCTGGAGTTGCTGGAGTCTCTGAAAGATGCTGCAAACAAGTTTTTTGCGCAAGCTCCGGAAAAGAAAGCTGCTTACCGGAAAGGTGTGAGCCCGAGCCCGTATGTGAAGTACGGAACGAGCTTTGTGCCGGAGAAAGAGACGGCATTAGAGTGGAAGGACTATGTTAGCATGGTGTACTCTAATGATGTTGAAGCTCTCAGTTACTGGCCTAATGAGTGCAA GGAAGTTGCACTTGAGTACCTAAAAACATCAATTCACATGGTAAAGAAAATTGTGAATATTTTGATTGAGAAGCTAGGAGTGACAATCGAAGACTCGAAACTAGATGCACTCATTGGGTTAAAGATTGTGAACATGAACTATTATCCAACATGCCCTAATCCGGAGCTCACTGTTGGAGTTGGGCGTCACTCGGACATGGGCACTTTAACCGTTTTACTGCAAGATGGAATTGGTGGTTTGTATGTCAAAGTTGAAGATTACATGAATgctggaaagaaaggagagtggATTGAGATCCCTCCTGTCCCTGGAGCTCTGGTCATAAACGTTGGTGATACATTACAG aTAATTAGTAATGGGAAGTACAAGAGTGCGGAACACAGAGTCCGAACCACAAGCGGTCAATCAAGAGTGTCTATTCCAATATTttgtactccaaatccaacagAAATGATTGGGCCGCTGCCGGAGTTGGTGGCGCGTGATGGAGTTGCTCGTTACCGTGACATGGTGTTCGGAGATTATATGAACAACTTTTTTGGCAATGCACATGAGGGCAAGAAGTCTCTTGATTATGCGCAAATTAACTAG
- the LOC126788473 gene encoding LOW QUALITY PROTEIN: molybdenum cofactor sulfurase (The sequence of the model RefSeq protein was modified relative to this genomic sequence to represent the inferred CDS: deleted 1 base in 1 codon; substituted 1 base at 1 genomic stop codon), which produces MDASKEEFLREFGEDYGYPNGPKSIDEIRATEFKRLDGNVYLDHAGATLYSELQLEAIFKDLNANVYGNPHSQSDTSSATGDIVREARQQVLDYCKASPKEYSCIFTSGATAALKLVGEAFPWSSQSCFTYTTENHNSVLGIREYALGQGAAVSAVDIEEHVHHGESGGTVPSMRVLQHEVQRRNKARCMEEEPTGGAYNLFPFSSECNFSGLRFSLDLVKIIKEDPNKIMEGSPFCNSRWMVLIDAAKGCAVEPPDLSLYPADVVVISFYKLFGYPTGLGALIAXNDAARALKKTYFSGGTVSASIADIGFVKRRDSVEELFEDGSISYLSIASIQHGFKILNSLTISAISRHTASLALYVRKKLLALRHENGVKVSTLYGMSKALCHGFGPTVSFNLKRSNGTWYGYREVEKLASLSGIQVRTGCFCNPGACAKYLGLSHLELLSNIEAGHSCWDDNDIIHGKPTGAVRVSFGYMSTFEEAEKFIDFVTSSFVALSHGINGYQIKQGPEGRSAVRSFSLKSVTIYPIKSCAGFNVECWPLAVSGLRHDRELVLTSRSGEILTQKKVPEMCFISTFIDLNKGILFVESPQCQVRQSINFMSDSCNAGRKEITLNGQRYDVQVYEKEINIWFSNAIGRPCTLLHCFSSKYNLGMSKRKSKETCRRMESMLNFSNEAQFLLISEESVSDLNNRLKRNAQKGAQGTGGQIDLMRFRPNLVISGGEPYAEDGWRSLKIGNMCFTSLGGCNRCQMINIVHEAGQVKKSHEPLATLASYRRDKGKILFGLLLKYEKSIVGWDGNEKDGDDLWLQVGQDVLPNTV; this is translated from the exons ATGGATGCATCCAAGGAAGAGTTCCTCAGAGAGTTCGGGGAGGACTATGGATACCCAAACGGACCCAAGTCCATCGACGAAATCCGAGCTACCGAGTTCAAGCGATTAGATG GGAATGTGTACTTGGATCATGCTGGGGCT ACTTTGTACTCTGAGTTGCAGCTGGAAGCAATCTTTAAGGATTTAAATGCCAATGTGTATGGAAACCCAC ataGTCAAAGTGATACCAGTTCTGCCACAGGTGACATTGTGAGGGAAGCTCGCCAACAG GTTCTCGACTATTGTAAAGCCTCCCCAAAAGAATACAGCTGCATATTCACTTCTGGGGCAACAGCTGCCCTGAAGCTAGTAGGGGAGGCCTTTCCTTGGAGCTCTCAGAGCTGTTTTACATACACGACAGAGAATCACAACAGTGTCCTTGGGATTAGAGA ATATGCTCTTGGTCAAGGTGCTGCAGTCTCTGCAGTAGACATTGAAGAGCATGTGCATCATGGAGAATCAGGTGGTACTGTACCATCCATGAGGGTCTTGCAGCACGAAGTACAGCGAAGAAATAAAGCTAGATGTATGGAGGAGGAACCAACAG GTGGGGCATATAACTTATTCCCTTTCTCCTCAGAGTGCAATTTCTCAGGACTGCGATTCAGCCTGGATTTGGtgaagataattaaagaagatCCAAATAAAATTATGGAAGGCTCTCCATTTTGCAA TAGCCGCTGGATGGTCTTGATTGATGCGGCAAAAGGATGTGCTGTAGAACCTCCAGATTTATCATTGTATCCGGCAGACGTTGTTGTTATATCTTTTTATAAG CTATTTGGCTATCCAACTGGACTTGGCGCACTTATAGCTTGAAATG ATGCTGCTAGAGCACTGAAGAAAACTTACTTCAGTGGAG gtacAGTTTCTGCCTCAATTGCTGACATCGGCTTTGTCAAAAGAAGAGATAGTGTGGAAGAGCTGTTTGAGGATGGCAGCATTTCATACCTGAGCATAGCATCTATTCAACACGGgttcaaaattttgaattcacTGACTATATCTGCCATATCTCG GCATACAGCATCACTTGCCTTGTATGTAAGGAAGAAGCTTCTGGCTTTGAGGCATGAAAATGGAGTCAAGGTCAGCACGCTTTATGGCATGTCAAAG GCATTATGTCATGGATTTGGTCCAACAGTCTCATTCAACTTGAAAAGGTCGAATGGCACTTGGTATGGATACCGTGAAGTTGAAAAACTGGCATCTTTATCTGGAATTCAGGTACGG ACAGGATGcttttgcaatcccggtgcatgTGCTAAATATCTGGGCTTGTCTCACTTGGAACTTCTGTCAAACATTGAG GCTGGCCATAGTTGCTGGGATGACAATGACATTATTCATGGAAAACCTACAGGAGCTGTGAGGGTATCCTTTGGTTATATGTCAACATTTGAAGAGGCAGAG AAATTTATTGATTTTGTGACAAGTTCCTTTGTAGCATTGTCACATGGGATCAATGGGTATCAAATAAAGCAAG GTCCTGAAGGCAGATCAGCAGTAAGAAGTTTCTCTTTGAAGTCTGTTACTATCTACCCAATAAAATCATGTGCAGGATTCAATGTGGAATGTTGGCCTCTAGCAGTTT CAGGTTTGCGTCATGATCGAGAATTGGTTCTTACAAGCCGAAGTGGTGAAATCCTTACACAAAAGAAG GTCCCTGAAATGTGCTTCATAAGTACTTTTATTGATCTCAATAAGGGAATATTGTTTGTAGAGTCACCCCAATGCCAAGTGAGACAGTCCATCAACTTTATGTCAGATTCATGTAATGCTGGGAGAAAAGAGATTACTTTAAATGGCCAGAG ATATGATGTACAGGTTTATGAAAAGGAAATCAACATATGGTTTAGCAATGCCATTGGGCGTCCATGCACGTTATTACATTGTtttagttcaaaatacaacctTGGCATGAGCAAGAGAAAAAGTAAGGAGACGTGCAGAAGGATGGAGAGCATGTTGAATTTTTCTAATGAAGCTCAGTTCTTATTAATATCGGAGGAAAGTGTATCTGACCTCAACAACAGACTAAAAAGAA ATGCACAAAAGGGTGCTCAAGGAACAGGAGGTCAAATCGATTTAATGAGATTTCGGCCCAACCTCGTCATATCTGGTGGTGAACCATATGCTGAAGATGGATGGAGAAGCCTAAAGATTGGGAATATGTGTTTCACA TCTTTGGGTGGATGCAACCGTTGTCAGATGATCAACATTGTTCATGAAGCTGGACAAGTAAAGAAGTCACATGAACCTTTGGCGACCCTTGCATCTTATAGGAGAGACAAG GGAAAAATCCTGTTTGGGTTACTGCTTAAGTACGAAAAAAGCATTGTAGGGTGGGATGGCAACGAGAAAGATGGGGATGATTTGTGGCTTCAAGTAGGACAGGATGTACTTCCAAATACAGTTTAG